A single window of Streptomyces aquilus DNA harbors:
- the lexA gene encoding transcriptional repressor LexA: MENTAPARRGRPPGAKVAEGELTNRQAAIVRYITETVARQGYPPSMREIGQAVELASTSSVAHQLMVLERKGVLYRDPHTPRAYQVRPSWAPDLGHRGAVPVEVPLVGRIAAGAPLLAEEMVEDVYSMPRQVVGEGDLFALTVSGDSMIEAAICDGDIVTVRRQDSADHGDIVAALLEDEATVKVLRRQDGQVWLMPRNPAYEPIPGDQAQILGKVVGVLRVL; this comes from the coding sequence ATGGAGAACACAGCGCCCGCCCGCCGGGGCCGTCCCCCAGGCGCGAAGGTCGCCGAAGGCGAGCTGACGAACCGCCAGGCGGCCATCGTGCGCTACATCACGGAGACGGTCGCGCGGCAGGGCTACCCGCCGTCGATGCGGGAGATCGGCCAGGCCGTGGAGCTCGCCAGCACCTCCTCGGTCGCCCATCAGCTGATGGTGCTGGAGCGCAAGGGCGTCCTCTACCGCGACCCCCACACGCCCCGTGCCTACCAGGTCCGGCCCTCCTGGGCGCCCGACCTGGGGCATCGCGGCGCCGTACCCGTCGAGGTGCCGCTCGTCGGCCGGATCGCCGCCGGTGCCCCGCTGCTCGCCGAAGAGATGGTCGAGGACGTCTACTCCATGCCCCGGCAGGTCGTCGGTGAGGGAGACCTGTTCGCGCTGACGGTGTCCGGCGACTCGATGATCGAGGCGGCGATCTGCGACGGCGACATCGTGACCGTCCGCCGCCAGGACAGCGCCGACCACGGCGACATCGTCGCCGCGCTCCTGGAGGACGAGGCCACCGTCAAGGTGCTGCGCCGCCAGGACGGACAGGTGTGGCTGATGCCCCGCAATCCCGCCTACGAGCCGATCCCCGGCGACCAGGCCCAGATCCTCGGCAAGGTCGTCGGAGTCCTGCGCGTTCTCTGA
- a CDS encoding 2-phosphosulfolactate phosphatase, whose product MDQRLVGIGELGEVPRVAVVVDVMRAFTVAAWAFARGAERIVLASSEEEALALKESRPGWLALKDGPPAAGFDAVNSPGLVKSADLSGRTVVQKTTAGTVGALAVADAPLVLCASFVVAGATARLLRAEGHGPVTFVVTGEEGRADEDLACAEYIGRRIDGEDDAEAAPYLRRARASRAAADLVDGVRLGYRGVHRDDVELCLEVDRFSFAMVARRDASLMVLRPVGEHDGP is encoded by the coding sequence GTGGATCAACGTCTTGTCGGCATCGGGGAGTTGGGCGAGGTTCCGCGCGTCGCGGTCGTCGTCGATGTGATGCGGGCCTTCACCGTGGCCGCCTGGGCCTTCGCGCGCGGTGCCGAGCGGATCGTCCTGGCCTCGTCGGAGGAGGAGGCACTGGCCTTGAAGGAGAGCCGCCCGGGTTGGCTGGCGCTGAAGGACGGTCCCCCTGCGGCGGGCTTCGACGCGGTGAACTCCCCGGGTCTGGTCAAGTCGGCCGACCTCAGCGGTCGTACGGTGGTGCAGAAGACGACCGCCGGCACCGTGGGCGCGCTGGCCGTCGCCGACGCTCCGCTGGTGCTGTGCGCGAGCTTCGTGGTGGCAGGGGCGACGGCGCGGTTGCTGCGGGCCGAGGGTCATGGCCCGGTGACCTTCGTCGTCACCGGCGAGGAGGGCCGGGCCGACGAGGATCTGGCCTGCGCCGAGTACATCGGCCGGCGGATCGACGGGGAGGATGATGCCGAGGCAGCCCCGTACCTTCGCCGGGCGCGGGCTTCCCGGGCCGCGGCCGATCTCGTCGACGGAGTGCGGCTCGGATACCGGGGAGTTCATCGGGACGACGTCGAACTCTGCCTGGAGGTCGACCGGTTCTCCTTCGCGATGGTGGCGCGACGGGACGCGTCCCTCATGGTGCTGCGCCCCGTCGGGGAGCACGACGGTCCGTGA
- a CDS encoding diacylglycerol/lipid kinase family protein — protein sequence MNTASSTTRTEPNGFDRRARALARLALLCLAGAVAAVAAGASQFLILLAGLGGLGLAGAGLWWALAHRGPARLCGALLAVSAPVGVLVLYAVSGLWLVAVAALGAWTAALACARSALRRRRRPHGMRSRSVRRPVRPVLIMNPRSGGGKVGRHALVERAEALGARVILLDLDARPDPAAIARQAVAEGADLLGVAGGDGTQALVAQVAAAHDVPFMVLSAGTRNHFAMDLGLDRTDPATGLDALTDGVELRVDLGDVAGLPFVNTVSFGAYAEIVQSPDYRDAKAVTALDQLPDLLAGDAATKLQARADGDPLPVPQALLVSNNPYVLADPLGAGRRARLDTGRLGVVAIRIEGAAQAAELAFRGERASGITSLTARQVTVESDADQIAVAVDGEALTLPPPVVVTIRPGALRVRVPRHRPGAPYTAPSVDWRHIVRLALDRPSPTTSTPQEHNDA from the coding sequence ATGAACACGGCCTCATCGACGACCCGAACGGAGCCGAACGGCTTCGACAGACGGGCGCGGGCGCTGGCCCGGCTCGCCCTGCTGTGTCTCGCGGGTGCCGTCGCGGCCGTGGCGGCCGGTGCGAGCCAGTTCCTGATCCTGCTGGCGGGCCTGGGCGGGCTGGGGCTGGCCGGGGCGGGCCTGTGGTGGGCGCTGGCGCATCGCGGACCGGCGCGTCTGTGCGGCGCGCTGCTGGCCGTGTCCGCGCCGGTCGGCGTCCTCGTCCTGTACGCCGTCTCGGGCCTGTGGCTGGTCGCGGTGGCGGCGCTGGGGGCCTGGACCGCGGCGCTGGCCTGCGCCCGGAGCGCGCTGCGTCGGCGCCGCAGACCGCACGGCATGCGTTCGCGTTCCGTACGGCGGCCCGTCCGGCCCGTGCTGATCATGAATCCGCGGTCGGGAGGCGGGAAGGTCGGCCGGCACGCGCTGGTGGAGCGGGCCGAGGCGCTCGGCGCCCGGGTGATCCTGCTCGACCTCGACGCCCGGCCCGACCCGGCGGCGATCGCACGGCAGGCCGTCGCCGAGGGCGCGGATCTGCTCGGCGTGGCCGGCGGCGACGGCACCCAGGCCCTCGTCGCGCAGGTGGCCGCCGCGCACGACGTGCCGTTCATGGTCCTGTCCGCCGGGACCCGCAACCACTTCGCCATGGACCTGGGCCTGGACCGCACCGACCCGGCGACCGGCCTGGACGCCCTCACGGACGGCGTGGAGCTGCGCGTCGACCTCGGCGACGTGGCCGGGCTGCCGTTCGTGAACACGGTCTCCTTCGGGGCGTACGCCGAGATCGTGCAGTCCCCCGACTACCGCGACGCCAAGGCCGTCACCGCGCTCGACCAGCTGCCGGACCTGCTCGCCGGCGACGCGGCCACGAAGCTTCAGGCCCGGGCCGACGGCGACCCGCTGCCGGTGCCGCAGGCGCTCCTGGTGAGCAACAACCCCTACGTCCTCGCCGACCCGCTCGGCGCGGGGCGGCGGGCCCGGCTCGACACCGGCCGGCTGGGGGTGGTCGCCATCCGGATCGAGGGGGCGGCCCAGGCCGCCGAGCTGGCGTTCCGGGGGGAACGGGCCAGCGGCATCACCTCGCTGACCGCACGTCAGGTGACCGTCGAGTCGGACGCGGACCAGATCGCGGTGGCCGTGGACGGCGAGGCGCTCACCCTGCCGCCGCCGGTGGTCGTGACCATACGGCCCGGCGCGCTGCGGGTCCGCGTGCCCCGGCATCGGCCCGGTGCGCCCTACACGGCCCCGTCCGTCGACTGGCGGCACATCGTCCGCCTCGCTCTCGACCGTCCCTCCCCCACCACCAGCACACCGCAGGAGCACAACGATGCCTGA
- a CDS encoding phosphatase PAP2 family protein, translated as MPDRPQRDPRASRALLRDLAALDQALYEAVTVTDTPTLDHALRRLSAAADHSKISFAVAGLLALCPGRPRRAAVLGVAAIGVASTTANLLGKRLVRRRRPHRAEDSPFPGRHVPMPKSASFPSGHTASAVAFAAAVGPVLPVATLPLGLLACAVGYSRIHTGVHYPGDVIAGAVLGTGAAAAVLAARNWDGPHRTRCP; from the coding sequence ATGCCTGACCGCCCGCAGCGTGACCCCCGCGCCTCCCGAGCACTGTTGCGCGATCTCGCCGCCCTCGACCAGGCGCTGTACGAGGCCGTGACGGTCACCGACACGCCGACCCTGGACCATGCCCTGCGCAGGCTGTCCGCGGCGGCGGACCACTCCAAGATCTCGTTCGCGGTCGCCGGTCTGCTCGCTCTGTGCCCCGGGCGGCCCCGCCGCGCGGCGGTCCTGGGTGTCGCGGCCATCGGTGTCGCCTCGACGACCGCGAACCTGCTGGGCAAGCGGCTGGTACGCCGACGCCGCCCGCACCGCGCGGAGGACTCGCCCTTCCCCGGCCGGCATGTGCCCATGCCGAAGTCGGCGTCGTTCCCCTCAGGTCACACCGCGTCGGCCGTCGCCTTCGCCGCCGCCGTGGGCCCGGTCCTCCCCGTCGCCACGCTTCCGCTCGGGCTGCTGGCCTGCGCGGTGGGCTACTCCCGCATCCACACCGGGGTGCACTACCCGGGTGACGTCATCGCGGGCGCTGTCCTGGGCACCGGCGCGGCGGCCGCCGTCCTCGCCGCCCGCAACTGGGACGGCCCCCACCGCACGCGTTGTCCCTGA
- a CDS encoding helix-turn-helix domain-containing protein, whose protein sequence is MTVLDIGEVARRAGVPASTLRYYEEKGLITSSGRRGLRRQYDPGVLERLALIALGRTAGFSLDEIGRMFAPDGRPDLDREKLAAKADELEARMRELAVLRDSLRHAAACPAPSHMECPTFRGLLRAAATGVVAVPPKRTPGPP, encoded by the coding sequence ATGACAGTGCTGGACATCGGCGAGGTGGCGCGACGCGCGGGCGTCCCCGCCTCCACCCTGCGGTACTACGAGGAGAAGGGGCTGATCACCTCCTCCGGCAGGCGTGGTCTGCGCCGGCAGTACGACCCCGGGGTCCTCGAACGCCTCGCGCTGATCGCGCTGGGGCGTACCGCGGGATTCTCGCTCGACGAGATCGGACGCATGTTCGCGCCGGACGGGCGGCCAGACCTCGACCGGGAGAAGCTCGCGGCCAAGGCGGACGAACTGGAGGCGCGGATGCGGGAACTGGCCGTCCTGCGCGACTCCCTGCGACACGCCGCCGCCTGCCCCGCCCCGAGCCACATGGAATGCCCCACCTTCCGCGGCCTCCTGAGGGCCGCGGCGACGGGAGTGGTGGCCGTACCGCCGAAGCGGACCCCGGGGCCGCCCTGA
- a CDS encoding class I SAM-dependent methyltransferase: MEFKQSPEDDQAARWGRAGHVWVEKQELLDGLLRPLEEVLVEGLPSGTGDRVLDVGCGTGSTTVAVARRLGPEGHCVGVDLSEPMIAAARDRAARAGVAASFVVADAADHPFEPASFDAVVSRLGVMFFDDPVHAFTRLRRAAKDRAPLRFVAWRGAAENPFMTTAEQAAAPLLPQLPPRRPDGPGQFAFADADAVRGILTKSGWGEVDIRPVELPCTLPTSELVGYFTNLGPLGLVLPDVDEDTRQRVVETVRAAFEPFVQGPEVRFTAACWLAEARAAA, translated from the coding sequence ATGGAGTTCAAGCAGTCACCCGAGGACGACCAGGCCGCCCGCTGGGGTCGCGCCGGCCATGTCTGGGTCGAGAAGCAGGAGTTGCTGGACGGGCTGCTCAGGCCCCTGGAGGAGGTGCTCGTCGAGGGGCTGCCCAGCGGCACCGGGGACCGGGTGCTAGACGTCGGCTGCGGCACCGGCAGCACTACGGTCGCCGTCGCCCGGCGGCTCGGCCCGGAAGGGCACTGCGTCGGCGTCGACCTGTCCGAGCCGATGATCGCCGCCGCCCGGGACCGGGCGGCGCGGGCGGGCGTGGCGGCGTCGTTCGTGGTGGCCGACGCGGCGGACCATCCGTTCGAGCCCGCGAGCTTCGACGCCGTCGTCTCACGCCTCGGCGTGATGTTCTTCGACGACCCGGTCCACGCCTTCACCCGGCTGCGGCGCGCGGCCAAGGACCGGGCACCGCTGCGGTTCGTCGCCTGGCGCGGCGCCGCCGAGAACCCGTTCATGACGACCGCCGAACAGGCCGCCGCGCCACTGCTCCCGCAGCTTCCGCCCCGACGGCCGGACGGGCCGGGCCAGTTCGCCTTCGCGGACGCCGACGCGGTCCGCGGCATCCTGACGAAGAGCGGGTGGGGCGAGGTCGACATCCGGCCGGTCGAGCTGCCGTGCACGCTGCCGACGAGCGAGCTGGTGGGTTACTTCACCAACCTCGGCCCGCTCGGGCTGGTCCTGCCCGACGTGGACGAGGACACCCGGCAGCGTGTCGTCGAGACGGTCCGTGCCGCGTTCGAGCCGTTCGTGCAGGGTCCCGAGGTCCGTTTCACGGCGGCCTGTTGGCTGGCGGAGGCCCGCGCGGCGGCGTAG
- a CDS encoding GNAT family N-acetyltransferase — MTYSDVTALDDPVGSSLRGHHAHLGRRLGRAATYVPGVATFSAVPADAGAADWADLAQLLGGGQFADLFSGTATPPSDWEPVFVLEGRQLIGPHGGPVEQTDVVELGAADVPEMLDLVTRTEPGPFWPRTHELGTYLGIRDGGRLVAMAGERLRPPGWTEISAVCTAPEARGRGHAGRLIGALTARITARGERPFLHVAESNTGALALYERLGFESRKPVTFRGFRTP, encoded by the coding sequence ATGACGTACAGCGATGTCACCGCACTCGACGACCCGGTGGGCTCGTCGCTGCGCGGTCACCACGCTCATCTCGGCCGGCGGCTCGGCCGGGCCGCGACCTATGTGCCAGGGGTGGCGACCTTCTCGGCGGTGCCCGCCGACGCGGGGGCGGCGGACTGGGCGGATCTGGCCCAGCTGCTCGGGGGCGGCCAGTTCGCCGATCTGTTCAGCGGCACCGCCACCCCGCCGTCCGACTGGGAACCGGTCTTCGTCCTGGAAGGCCGGCAGCTGATCGGACCCCATGGCGGCCCGGTCGAGCAGACCGATGTCGTGGAGCTGGGCGCGGCCGATGTGCCCGAGATGCTCGACCTCGTCACGCGGACCGAACCGGGCCCGTTCTGGCCGCGCACCCATGAACTCGGCACCTATCTCGGCATCCGCGACGGCGGCCGACTCGTGGCCATGGCGGGCGAACGGCTGCGGCCGCCGGGCTGGACCGAGATCAGCGCGGTCTGCACCGCGCCCGAGGCACGCGGGCGCGGCCACGCCGGGCGTCTGATCGGTGCGCTCACCGCCCGCATCACCGCCCGCGGCGAGCGCCCCTTCCTGCACGTGGCCGAGAGCAACACCGGAGCTCTCGCGCTCTACGAACGGCTCGGCTTCGAGAGCCGGAAGCCGGTGACGTTCCGCGGGTTCCGTACGCCGTGA